ttttttatataataaccgAAGACATATGTTTCGAATatcaaaagagaaaaaagaCCTATATCTTCGGTTATTGTAAAATGCATAGTaggttattatttaaatattttaaatatatattaattttttatttaataattaattatatattaaatttttttaaaataattaaactaattataaaataaatattatttaattatataacaaaattaagtaCAAAAgacattttaattatattataacaaaGTTAAAGTATACATTACAAAATATGTTAAGTCcttactaataaaaaaaatacacaaaataagTATTGCCTAAATTTAAAAGTCTAAAATTAACTAGTACAAGTATCGTGTCAATTTCGATAACCATTGATGTTGCAGTGGTAGCAACATCGTCTCCACATCGTATGTGTCCATCTTTCTAAACTgtaaaattaaagtataaattagttatatgtATCACTTATTTATAAGCATAGTATCCTATCTACGGGTATACATAAATGAACTAATTATAGCTTAATTACCTTTTCTTTTATAAGAACGAATGAATTTAGAGCTTTCACAATATCATTAATGTACCTAATTACATAAAAACCACATTCAATTCCCAATGTTTGTTTTGGACACGCTGCAACGGTTACTCTTGGAAATGTTCCAAGTAACTCGTTGGAACCTCCGAGCAGTTCATATGCCCTAATTAAATTCAATAATTTATATTGATTTAATTAGCAATAGTTGGTataaatttatagaaaattaaaattataactttaaaatgaaaattgaaaagtacctTTGGAGTGTGAGGTCAATAGTCATCTTAGGGCGTTTATGTCTAAGCCAAGGGTCCAAGTGAATGATCTTCATAGCACAAACGATCTCAAGCATCCAATGACGTctaataagaaattaataagaaaatattaagtgTTAATTTAAAAAGGAGAATTAAATTATACTTAAATAGTCCTTAAATAGTACTTGTACATACTCGTAGTTCCACGGTATGAAGAACATCTGAGATTTGTTATTCATTGTATTCAACCATTCAGCCAATTTGATAACAACTTCTTAGTGGACAATTCCATCTTTGTCCGTGGCATTGAGTAGCTCTGAGTCAAAGAACTTGAAATACTCCCCCATATTCGTTAAATCATCCCAAATGCATCTACATAAATTTAtcatggttaagtgttacatTTTAATAAATTGGGAAAAATATTATGTAAAACAAACTTAATTCCAAAAATAATTACGTAAAACATACCTAATTCCAAAGATCATGCCTTGACATCCAATAAAATTTAAGGttcctgttggaatttattttaccaagatcttagatctactcacaagtatgttgtttaacaccctaaatatgaactttctaaaacgataattaaacacatataaagttaagaaaaccttacattggtggcagcggaataatttctccttccactcagatctctaacccttgtatcctttctgtcgcagagtattattaagatctgagcccgaatgtccttctctttgtgtgtgatccttcacagtcttccaatctatgattgaggtaccacttggtgtgtgtgggcactactctatcactaaggattCAAAATTGAGAAGAgggaaaaagagagaggtagggtcgactatagagagagaagtggaaggctcagtttttctgaaaaggcaATCTCTGATTTTCTGACCAAAAGGCATATATTGAATTGAGCCACCACTTCCTATTTATAGGCACCTACTAGctttaggttagcaattatttggcattaaaataataaaatatcagCTGGAAAAatctgcttaagtggccggccacaggtgttattgggcctcacttggattttgcaattttcacaatttttatttctattttctcaaaaacactaattttccaattctaaccttttaaatgcgaaaactaattatttaagaactaaaatagattattaaataatattgtcatttaatttaattattaattagacatatagagtctcttaattaataaataaacctagaatctcttttctttacaatttcatccttgcttagtgaaaattcacaaattagacatagtctaactttagaattataattgattaatcacaaatcaattattgagtcttacaagcagtatagtctcaattagaatggggaccatggatcgatatgctgagcttccaataagtgaaccgaatgtactaagta
This Cannabis sativa cultivar Pink pepper isolate KNU-18-1 chromosome 6, ASM2916894v1, whole genome shotgun sequence DNA region includes the following protein-coding sequences:
- the LOC133039177 gene encoding uncharacterized protein LOC133039177 codes for the protein MNNKSQMFFIPWNYERHWMLEIVCAMKIIHLDPWLRHKRPKMTIDLTLQRAYELLGGSNELLGTFPRVTVAACPKQTLGIECGFYVIRYINDIVKALNSFVLIKEKFRKMDTYDVETMLLPLQHQWLSKLTRYLY